TGTTGTGGTTGGGCCTGCATAATAGACACACGAGTAAATAAATCACATTAAATGTGTACCAAACGATGATTGGCttaccaaaattaatgtgatagCATATCGATAATATCTTGGTAAGGCTTGGGGTACATCTCGGCAATTTGAATAAGACTAGAATTGAGATTGTTAGTGGTGGGTCTTCGTGCAGGAACATCTTGAAGGCAGTCACAAATTAGTTGGCAAAAGGGATTATCGGATAATATCTTGTTGATCCATTTTGACCGTTTTTGAATATGAGATTCCTTGCGAATTAATCCTTCCGGAGTGACAAGATTGTCATAGAATTGTGGATATTCTTGAAGAACAACAAACAGAATTAGCACACCAAAGGAGAACACGTCTAAAGCAGAGCCATATTCGGGGATTTCAGCCAGAGCCTCAGGAGGCATATATCCGAGGGTGCCGGGAATCATCGACTGTTTGGAGGCAGCCAGAGGGTGGACATTGATGATTTTTGAGACACCAAGGTCAGCAATCTTAGCATGGAGGCTCGTTGTGAGGAGAATGTTGGCAGCTGTCAGATCGCGGTGAACAATACCCTGAGAATGAAGGTGGAGCAAACCTTGGGAAATATCTAGAAGAATGGACACTTTCAACCACATTTCAATATTTTTGTATCGCTTTAGGCAATCTTCGAGATTTATGTACAGGCACTCCATAACTAGTGTGAGCTCTTTCCCGTAATCTCTCTGTGGCCCGTAGTGCACACCCATGAactggacaatgttggggtggcGCATTCGACTCAGTAACACACACTCGGTATAGAACTTTTTGTAGGCAGCTTGCTTGTCTTCTATATTCACTCCTTTCTCTCTCCCCTGACCTAGCAAGATGTCGTAAATTCGCTTTGCGATGCAATTGATCCCGTTCAAATGGATACGATACACAGATCCGTAAGACCCCGACCCCTGACACTCTCCGAGATAAGGAAGTTGAGGAAGGACGTAGGGAGCCAACTCATCCCTGGCCTGTATGAATAAAATCAAAAATTAACGATAGCTTTCGTTTTTTAGGAAATGCAGTAAAGGCTGAAAGCTTGCGAAAATGTTTATGTGCCCACGCATCAGTAGCTACACCTGTGCATGACAACGTTTTTAAGGGTGTAGTCTTAATTATGACGTTCAAACAAAATCGTCATGTATAAGAACTACGATTATAAACCTCACCAATATAATTGTAATATTATACATAAAGGTAAAAAGATTACAACCATGCACATGGTTGCTTAAATTAGCTTTCAATCtgaatagctataatttatagtgctGCTCACTTTTCCctcgaggcttgactacaatactgACAAAAataaaagcaccgcgggtgctgatgcctcggtggaggtgccaaagctacataatataaagctactaagctacacacaattatcatgatgaatattttaaattttactgcatgcaaaatccagGGAAACGAGCGGGTAAtaatcgacgatgattgtttttaaaaacgatcgatgccaaagttcaagtataaaattaatggctgcaagtcagcagagccttgcagctctcttctcactcttgcagctaccaatagctatatagcgttctagtgcagagctaactactaagtagagtagcaacacttggtaaacaagtttggctacgtgctcttctgaaaaggctgcaatggcattccaagtaagcaaaactaggcataactagagaacgaagcattattttgcaaatccacgaattaaaatccaagtaaacatgactagaagcctatagaaactcttacttgcactggattcatccttgagcagctgtagcagtctacacagacacacagacacacaaacacactaccgtatacctcgcttgcgcatgcgcaccgaggcataataactataGGTATACAAAATGCACATGGGTAGTAtataatacagtcatgcatataAAAGTCGTCGGACTAGGGACcattgtcaagtaattgtattgtatagtcaagcctcgagggcatgcaaggtttgcgcatgcaGCGCACTATATATCTAAATGAGTTTTGTCTGTGATTTAATAATCCACATGTATGTATCGCATTCTACTGAgatacgcccaccctaattgcatTCTACAAAGCAAGGGTTCATGCAGACATTTCAATCGGGAGGGAGCTGTTCATTCAGCCAAAGGTgaaattttgcaaaaaaaaCCTAGTTTTCTAGCTGTTAATTTTACATGTAAACCTTATAATAACCTTGCATAGAGTACAATGCTCCCTCCCGACGAGAATGTCTGCATGAACCCTTGAACTACCTAATACTACACTAACAATTTAGAGctgaaaggaaggtttagaccaCCGcgtttagaactaaaaaagataacTAGCGAAACTGacacacaaaacacattaaaaatcgtgggcgtggctgcgttttagcaataattgctggtcccagtAAATGTGCAACGTATATATAGCGAGCCAATCAcatagcctctacacaggctctcctttttctttttttctgttctttatcacaatcgttcaatactttattgctttttaataagtgctgacatcagcgttttacattcaaattgcacaggaagcgactcattACCAACTGTGtagatatttttccatatcgcatacccggaagtattattgcacacttgttattgcacactaggaagtgattattatttggaataaaacgttttcagcagtgagagaacaagaaaaacatagtttacacatgcattgcaatgtttatcagtctcttttcctGTTTTTTGATGCTCTTctatgctctttttgcagtgaagctgagggtcaggaggttgtcagtgttcatatttAATGCAGGAATCAGTGTTGGGagtgggtgctttgagcggagtattgcacatgtagaagtgtactgcaccaccatataagcctgttcaggcttgtataaagtcgttttggcttcaaaaacggttgtcacactttcttcagttatagcggtgcatatttcctcttctgatacactggagcatgatagaaagcaagcacatgctgtttatcctttagaactatccattttcaaaatgggttgctggttgtcaacgtttttcttgtctttttttcttgtctaTTATTCTCTATAAAATCTTTAAGTAACCTTTtgcaagctctcttggtgttctagagtcttatttctttgtctttctagctgttttctttctcttaaaactcgtcttcaactgggagaactcaattttgttgctacgcattcttctggttgataaagcaaccgcatgctgtgcatgcgcagattcagcctgcattttggtttccaagcaataaatgcattatcccatggatactgatgattatcactcgttCGTGCCTAGtataactgtcactcgtgccttgcaggcactcgtgcagttactggcacagactcgtgataatcttcagtatccataggataatatcatagtattaatcgttcaatgagattaatacagtattaattggaggaataaagaaaaaaatagacgtagagttaggaaaaaggagaacctgtatcgggaagtcgcgtgagggtagaagggtggtagaagggtgaaaatgagcgtgggtatgctgagctagagatgttggactgccaacgcagatatctatgactaataaaactttgcctgcagcaagctggacatggacttggaactggaagtttgcaagcactacagattggtggttgtctcagtacactctgaatgcgtgggagaatatactttacgtcacgattgtgggctacatatcgcccacgttcataaaaatccttgtggatcacgcgatttcccacaccaggccttactttttcttaactgtacgcccatttctttctttgctgcctcactatgtctttcttataattatggatgaacagtgacaacagcttTTATACGACattaacttgttgtgtggaggctatccatgctgtaaacgcagtgctatggcatccaggtaagtagactcacatgtcacacacaaacaaaccaatagactactatacccgtggctgcccacgcgcgcctcgggtaataaccAACCTCTATAACTTGATTCTTTTGTCTGTCTTGGTGCTGCCTTGCGGTATCCTGCTCGATATCTTCTAACTTCTTCTTTAGTTCCTCCACTTCTTTCTGCAGATCAGGCACCTTGCAAGCCTCGAGGGTCAATAGTCTCGTGGAAGCTCTCGTCTCAACCATTGCATCATGAATTGACTGTTGGGCGGAGTCTAGAGAGGAAGTTAATTCCTTCACTTGAGTCTGAAGTCTAGTATTGTTGTCTGACTGTGAAGCATTTTCTTCTCTGAGAAGCTCCATCTCTGAGCTCAGCTTGCGTAGGTTTTCCTCCTTTTGACTGATCTATATGAGAGGGAAAACAATAATGCACAAGAGTAGCACCTGACTGTTATGTACTAACTATACTGTACTACTGCAcgtagaatattttgcgagtatcaaacatttgcaaactttacgatggttgatcaattcatacaataaaatccgcaaaacctagtaagtacacacgatccttgccagaacgcaatggttagatcgcaaagggtcaaattttctgctcaCTTGCaaagtttttcacccgcaaaatattctagtaatacggtacatgcatgtataattataattatatacattgtcAGGAGACGACGTCTAATCAAAGTAAGATATTAAATTGTCTCTTTTTATAgataaataccgtatagtgcgaaattttctaGGCaattatatttcgtggaatggcctctaaaagcatttcattGCACAATATTCGTGGAAAAACTGCTTCAAGAAGTAAGGTCAAGCGAGCTAGAGTTACTGACATTCAGTAAgaacatttacaataatattataattaactGTATGTATTCTTCGATCATTGACAATGGTACGTTATAATAACGAAGTGCATGTGCAACAAATGTATACACTGCAGTCATAGGAAGATCTAGATTCCAGAGAATTTA
This is a stretch of genomic DNA from Halichondria panicea chromosome 1, odHalPani1.1, whole genome shotgun sequence. It encodes these proteins:
- the LOC135334126 gene encoding uncharacterized protein LOC135334126, yielding MDKLEILNKRLRDRVVKPATPIDSQAAGASADTTEAEVLQKARIKDLEQQIRDLEPGQKRKSTDIDRRFIKANSKIESLEEMIGNLKEQIERGQPMSSGNGGDGNKSAEGRSVIDEQQQKIRDLEQQIYDMEVGQESMYQAMDDNQAAVDKMSKYHSGLLEHSKSQSKSILMLKGKLKSLQQELNDLKGAITKQHTELQQVARQRDGLMGDLEAYKQTISQKEENLRKLSSEMELLREENASQSDNNTRLQTQVKELTSSLDSAQQSIHDAMVETRASTRLLTLEACKVPDLQKEVEELKKKLEDIEQDTARQHQDRQKNQVIEARDELAPYVLPQLPYLGECQGSGSYGSVYRIHLNGINCIAKRIYDILLGQGREKGVNIEDKQAAYKKFYTECVLLSRMRHPNIVQFMGVHYGPQRDYGKELTLVMECLYINLEDCLKRYKNIEMWLKVSILLDISQGLLHLHSQGIVHRDLTAANILLTTSLHAKIADLGVSKIINVHPLAASKQSMIPGTLGYMPPEALAEIPEYGSALDVFSFGVLILFVVLQEYPQFYDNLVTPEGLIRKESHIQKRSKWINKILSDNPFCQLICDCLQDVPARRPTTNNLNSSLIQIAEMYPKPYQDIIDMLSH